One Nocardioides aromaticivorans genomic window carries:
- the hemL gene encoding glutamate-1-semialdehyde 2,1-aminomutase has protein sequence MPDLVTTGPTTGSDDLFARARAVTPGGVNSPVRAFNAVGGTPRFIRSASGPWLTDVDGNTYVDLVCSWGPMLLGHGHPAVVEAVQAALSRGTSYGTPTEGEVALVEAIVARTPVERLRLVSSGTEATMSAIRLARGFTGRDVIVKFAGCYHGHVDSLLAAAGSGLTTFSIPGTPGVPASSTELTLVLPYNDREAVAAAFAEHGDRIACLITEAAPGNMGVVPPAPGFNQFLAETCRAHGALFISDEVMTGFRVSKAGQWGTDGAVEGWVPDLMTFGKVMGGGLPAAAFGGRADVMGHLAPEGPVYQAGTLSGNPVATAAGLATLDAATDEVYARLDVVADALRAGAAEAFTAAGVPHVIQSTGSMFSVFLTEDPVTDYAEAQRTDVPAYAAFFHAMLDHGVHLPPSAFEAWFVSSSHDDRAVQQVLDALPVAARAAAETFGASK, from the coding sequence GTGCCCGACCTCGTGACCACCGGCCCGACCACCGGCTCCGACGACCTCTTCGCCCGGGCCCGCGCCGTGACCCCCGGTGGGGTGAACTCCCCGGTCCGGGCGTTCAACGCCGTCGGCGGCACCCCGCGGTTCATCCGCTCGGCCTCCGGCCCGTGGCTCACCGACGTCGACGGCAACACCTATGTCGACCTGGTCTGCTCGTGGGGGCCGATGCTGCTCGGCCACGGCCACCCCGCCGTGGTGGAGGCGGTCCAGGCGGCGCTGTCGCGCGGTACGTCGTACGGCACGCCCACGGAGGGGGAGGTGGCCCTCGTCGAGGCGATCGTCGCCCGCACCCCCGTCGAGCGCCTGCGCCTGGTGTCGTCGGGCACCGAGGCGACCATGTCGGCGATCCGGCTGGCGCGCGGCTTCACCGGGCGCGACGTCATCGTGAAGTTCGCCGGCTGCTACCACGGCCACGTCGACTCGCTGCTCGCCGCGGCCGGGTCCGGGCTGACCACCTTCTCCATCCCGGGGACGCCGGGCGTGCCGGCCAGCTCCACCGAGCTGACCCTGGTGCTGCCGTACAACGACCGCGAGGCGGTCGCCGCCGCGTTCGCCGAGCACGGCGACCGGATCGCCTGCCTGATCACCGAGGCCGCGCCCGGCAACATGGGCGTGGTCCCGCCGGCACCCGGCTTCAACCAGTTCCTCGCCGAGACCTGCCGCGCCCACGGTGCGCTGTTCATCAGCGACGAGGTGATGACCGGCTTCCGCGTCTCGAAGGCGGGCCAGTGGGGCACCGACGGTGCCGTCGAGGGCTGGGTCCCCGACCTGATGACCTTCGGCAAGGTGATGGGCGGCGGCCTGCCCGCCGCGGCCTTCGGCGGCCGCGCGGACGTGATGGGCCACCTCGCCCCCGAGGGCCCCGTCTACCAGGCCGGCACACTCTCGGGGAACCCGGTCGCGACCGCAGCCGGCCTCGCCACGCTCGATGCCGCGACCGACGAGGTCTACGCCCGGCTCGACGTGGTCGCCGACGCGCTGCGGGCCGGGGCCGCCGAGGCGTTCACCGCCGCGGGCGTCCCGCACGTCATCCAGTCGACCGGCTCGATGTTCTCCGTCTTCCTCACCGAGGACCCGGTCACCGACTACGCCGAGGCGCAGCGGACCGACGTGCCGGCGTACGCCGCCTTCTTCCACGCGATGCTCGACCACGGCGTGCACCTGCCGCCGTCCGCCTTCGAGGCGTGGTTCGTGTCGTCGTCCCACGACGACCGCGCGGTCCAGCAGGTCCTCGACGCCCTTCCGGTGGCCGCCCGCGCCGCCGCCGAGACCTTCGGAGCGAGCAAGTGA
- a CDS encoding lytic murein transglycosylase: MSRKRLGRLQRVATIIPLALLSAAWTASVAGIGGVAAPVVAAENPGQVTDGTSVPEESIDDPASLSDPAEVEGLNGGNAAGIVNAASTNAIPAAALAAYQRAETVINSADKSCKITWQLIAAIGRVESNHGRFGGNVLNDDGVATPGIYGIPLNGKNKTKAVSDTDAGVYDNDTQWDRAVGPMQFIPSTWQVVGVDADDDASRNPQDIDDAALAAAVYLCSGDGDLSTVAGQRAAVYRYNHSDAYVDLVLKIMNAYLEGDFTSVPNNSTAAGYVVPEPPSFNVGGPKGTKGRNHGGTTTGGGSTGGSTGGSTGGSDGGSTGGGDGGTGGGDGGTGGGDGGTGGGSDPIKGGTDAVKETVETVDKGVGTVTSNLISGLLGPLTKAEAQSACQSTYPKLTQTVQLLNCLLSYGLGK, translated from the coding sequence ATGTCGAGGAAGCGTCTGGGGCGGCTGCAACGCGTCGCCACCATCATTCCGCTCGCGCTGCTGTCGGCTGCCTGGACGGCGTCCGTCGCCGGCATCGGCGGCGTGGCGGCTCCGGTCGTCGCGGCGGAGAATCCGGGTCAGGTCACCGACGGCACGAGCGTGCCCGAGGAGTCGATCGACGACCCGGCGAGCCTGTCCGACCCCGCCGAGGTGGAGGGCCTCAACGGCGGCAACGCGGCGGGCATCGTCAACGCGGCGTCGACCAACGCGATCCCGGCTGCCGCGCTGGCGGCGTACCAGCGCGCCGAGACGGTCATCAACTCCGCCGACAAGAGCTGCAAGATCACCTGGCAGCTGATCGCCGCGATCGGCCGCGTCGAGTCCAACCACGGTCGCTTCGGCGGCAACGTCCTCAACGACGACGGTGTGGCGACCCCGGGCATCTACGGCATCCCGCTCAACGGCAAGAACAAGACGAAGGCGGTCTCCGACACCGACGCCGGCGTCTACGACAACGACACCCAGTGGGACCGCGCGGTCGGCCCGATGCAGTTCATCCCGTCGACCTGGCAGGTCGTGGGCGTGGACGCTGACGACGACGCCTCCCGCAACCCGCAGGACATCGACGACGCTGCGCTCGCCGCGGCGGTCTACCTCTGCTCCGGCGACGGCGACCTCTCCACGGTGGCCGGCCAGCGCGCGGCGGTCTACCGCTACAACCACAGCGACGCCTACGTCGACCTGGTCCTCAAGATCATGAACGCCTACCTCGAGGGCGACTTCACCTCGGTGCCGAACAACTCGACCGCCGCGGGCTATGTCGTCCCCGAGCCGCCGAGCTTCAACGTCGGCGGCCCCAAGGGCACGAAGGGCCGCAACCACGGCGGCACGACCACGGGCGGCGGCTCGACCGGTGGCAGCACCGGCGGCTCGACCGGCGGCTCCGACGGTGGCAGCACCGGCGGTGGCGACGGCGGCACGGGCGGCGGCGACGGCGGCACCGGTGGTGGTGACGGCGGCACCGGCGGCGGCAGCGACCCGATCAAGGGCGGCACGGACGCGGTCAAGGAGACGGTCGAGACCGTCGACAAGGGCGTCGGCACCGTGACCTCCAACCTGATCAGCGGCCTCCTCGGCCCGCTGACCAAGGCCGAGGCGCAGAGCGCCTGCCAGAGCACCTACCCGAAGCTGACGCAGACGGTCCAGCTGCTCAACTGCCTGCTGAGCTACGGCCTCGGCAAGTAG